The Prochlorococcus marinus XMU1412 genome includes the window TTTAGAAGATAGTTTAATTGATATAAAATCTTTAGCAAAAAATGCAAAAGTATCTTTTATAGAAGAAGAAGTAAAGGATATTGATTTTAATTTTAAGAAAATTGTTTTAAGTAATAGACCTTCAGTTAATTATTCGAAATTGGTGCTTAATTATGGAAGTCAAACAATAATTCCAAAAGAATTTGAATCACTAGTTAAAAATCGAAATGCTTTTTCAATTAAACCTTTTTTAAGGGCTTATGACTCAATACTAAAAGAGGACATTTTTGATTCAGTTAATGAACTTCCATTTGTAATTGTTGGGAGTGGCCTTGCTGCAATTGAAGTATCTTATGCTTTGAGAAAAAGATGGGGAGATAGACCTTTAAAACTATTATGTGATTCAAGAAAAATTAATAATACAATTCTAAAAAGTTTACGGAATTCCAATATTGATCTAGTTGAAAAACTTAATTTTGATTATGGCAAGATTCTTTTATGTACTGGAAATACATCTCCATTATGGGCACAAAAAAAATTATTAGATTCGGATTCTTATGGCAGAATAATTACAAATCAGAATTTACAGATAAAAAGTTTCTCTGGAATCTTTGCTGTCGGTGATTGCGCAGTTGTAGGTTCAGCAAAAAGACCAGCATCGGGAGTTTTTGCAGTAAAAGTTGTAAATACATTAGTACAAAATCTAAAAAAAAATATAGAAGGGAGACCATTAAAAAAGTGGTTCCCTCAAAAGATCGGATTGCAAATAGTAAATATATTTCCAAGCCATCATCCAAAGGCTTTTGCTATTTATCGCAATTTTGTTTTCGGCCCTTCTTTTATTTTTTGGATTTTAAAGCACAAAATTGATCTCAACTTTATTCAAAAGTTCAGATCAAAAAGGCTAATTATGAAAAGTAGTGAAAAAGATATTTCATTGAATGATTGCAGAGGATGTGCAGCTAAAATTCCTCAGTTTGTTTTGAATAAATCATTAATAAACTCTAAGTTAAATTCTTTTGCCTTATCACCTGAAGATTCAGTTGAGATATATCAAAATGGTCAAGATATTATCTTGCAAAGTGTAGATGGATTTCCTGCTTTGGTAAGTGATCCTTGGCTTAATGCAAAAATTACTACTTTGCATGCTTGCTCAGATTTGTGGGCATGCGGAGCAAAACTATCATCTGCGCAGGCTTTAATTTCATTGCCAAAAGTTGAAAGGGAATTTCAAAGTTATCTCTTTTCGCAATCACTTCAAGGTATTAAATCAACAGTTGAGGATCATGGAGGTGAATTACTTGGAGGCCATACTTTCGAGGCAAGAAGTTTAGTAAATAAACCCTATTCATTAGGAATAGATATTTCTTTAACAGTTCAAGGTATTTTAAAAAATGGAGCAAAACCATGGCTTAAATCTGGAATGAATATTGGAGATATTCTCATGATGTCTAGACCTCTAGGCGTTGGGATTTACTTTGCCGGTCAAATGCAAAATATTAATATGCTAGGTAGTTCTTCTGAAATAATTAATAATTTAATAAAGAGCCAGCAATATTTGATTGATGAAATTTATCATTTTCAAAATCAATTTAAAGGATCATTAATCAATGCTGCCACTGACATTACTGGATATGGATTTATTGGACATCTTAAAGAAATGGTTGAATCATCTAATTTATATAGGCAAAGCAATAATCTTGAGCCACTAAAAGTTTTATTAGATTTATTTGCATTTAAAGCTTATCCTGGAGTATTTGATTTAATAAGAAAAGATGTTAAAAGTACTTTGTTTGAATCTAATAAAGAAATTTTTGACAAAATTTATAAAGTAAATAAGCAAAAAAGAATAATTAATTTTTTAAACGTAAATTTATTAGATCAAGAGACTTTTAACGAGAGAATATCATTACTATTAGATCCTCAAACATGCGGACCCTTGTTGATTAGTTGCAATCGTAAATATGAAAATGTTCTAAAGGATAAATGGTACAAGGTTGGAGAAGTTGTAAAAATGTAATTAATTTCTATTTAATTTGTCAATTTCCAAATATCTTAATCTTTTGATTTCCTTTCCCATCTCCTTCCCTGGATCCCATCCTTCTTTTTTTAATGTTTCTCCATCTTTTTTTGATTTTATGAATTTGTAAATAAATAACCACTTAAACAATTTACGCCAGTATGGTCCTCCATCACAAATTAATAATTTGACTGTCTCATCATTAAGGTTTCTGTCTTCAATAAATTCTGTCCAACTTGATGGAGAAAAATGATTGAAATTTTTTTGTTTTGTATTTAATATCATTTTGATATCTAAATAATCTTCTAATATTTTTATCTCACTATTATTTACCAAAAATCTCTGACATGCTTTTTCTAAATCTTTTGAATCTTTTAATAAGTAAAGCATATGATTTCCCTTTAACTTCTTAATCCAATTGAGTCCTCTTAAAAATCTTTTATCGACTTTAATATTTTCATTTAAGATTGAGATAATTTCCCATTTATGAATTATCGAAATTACATTAGTCAAATTATCGTGTTTGCAAATTTCAGCTAGTTCCATCCTTATTCGTATGCCTAGTGCAGGAGGGTAAATCATTTTCTGTTCAGTTTTTGAACTTTTCCATGGCCATTGCCTAACTGTTTCTTGAGATTGTTTGAGAGAATTATTTGAAATATTGAAATCTAACCTTGAAGCATATTTTGCACATCTAATTAATCTACTTGGATCATCTGAAATACTATTATTGTGAAGTAAGTTCAATTTTTTACTTTTTATATCAGAAATTCCACCATAAAGATCATAGATTTTCCTTGTCGAGACCTCAAAGGCTATTGAATTTATAGTAAAATCTCTCCTCTTAAGATCCTCCTCAATAGTACTTTTATTTACTCTGGGATTTAAGCCTGGAGCAGAATAAATTTCTTTTCTTGCAGAAGCGATATCAATTTTATAGTCATTAATATTTATTTCTACGGTATTGTATAAATTAAATTCCTTAATTAAACATAAATCTACATTTACAATATTTTTTTTTATAAATTTTGCAAGAGAAATAGAGGATCCTTCAATAACAAGATCAATATCTACAGGTTTAGAAAACGATTTTTTGTGGAATTTACTAATTAATAAATCTCTTAAATAACCGCCAACAAAAGCTACTTTAGTATTGTTATTAGATTCTATGTATTTTGCAATTAGGTTATATAGATTAAATGGAGTTTTGATTAATTCCCCTTGGATGTAATCAGAGATATCGTTCATGAGTTTTAACTTACATAACGAATTGGAGCTAATCTTGGATCTAGAATTTTACTTCCTTTATCACCAAATTTTACTGCTAAAGATATTTTTTCCCCACTCCCAAAAATATGTATGATTTCACCTTTCCCAAACTTTGAGTGAATTAGCTTATCGCCAACTATCCAGCTTTTCCCTTTACTGGGACCTGAATATAATTTCCTTACTGCATTTATTGGTTTGTTAACAAATTCATTTGGATTGTTTCGATCAACTCTAGTTAAACGATCAAGATGCCAATCTCTTCTAATTGAAGCACCACCAGTTTGTGGTAATTCGCCATCCATTAAATCTTCAGGTATTTCCGAAAGAAATATTGAAGGAATTGTTGCTTCACGCATGCCACCCCATAATCTTCTTTCTCTGGCATGACTTAAGAAAACTCTTTCTTTAGCTCTAGTAATACCTACATAGCATAATCTTCTTTCCTCTTCAAGAAGTGAGGGAGTATCTATAGATCTATGGCTAGGGAAGAGACCTTGTTCTAGCCCAGTGATAAAAACATTTTGAAATTCTAAACCTTTACTATTATGCAGAGTCATGAGAGTTACAGAGTTAGGATTATTTTTCTTCGTATCATTATCAGTTGTTAAGGCTGCTGTAGAAAGAAATCCCTCTACATCTCCACTTTCTGTTTCTTCTTCATATTGAGTAGCTGCATTAATTAGTTCTTGTAAATTATTTCTTCTATCTTCAGATTCTTCTGTCCCACTAGAGAGCAAGTCACTTAAATAACCACTTTTTTCTAATATAAGTTGTAGTAGTTGAGCGGGACCTGAATTTTCTAGGTAACACAGTAGATCATTCATAATTTCAGTAAATTTATTAATTCCTTTTGATGATCGGCCTATTGTTTCTTCAAGACTTTGTTTATCATTAAGAACCTCCCATAATGGGATATTTAACCTATTAGATAGTTCATTAAGTTTTTGAATAGTAGTTTTACCAATCCCTCTTCTAGGAACATTTATGATTCGTAAAAGACTAACGTTATCTGAAGAATTAACCAGAACTTTCAAATATGCTATTGCATCTTTAATTTCTCTCCTATCATAAAAACGCAATCCTCCAAAAATTGTATAAGGAATGCGCCACCTTACAAGAGATTCTTCTAATACTCTCGACTGAGCTCTGGTTCGATATAAAATTGCAAAATTTTTCCAAATTGGGTTTTGATTATGGTTATTGAGTGATTTTATTTTATTGGTAATTGCTTCTGCCTCGGAAATTTCATCATCACAGCTGAGTAACGTTAAAAGTTCCCCTTTTTCTTTAGTAGCCTTTAAAACTTTGTCAATTCTTTCAGAGTTGTTTTCAATTAGTGAGTTTGCAGCATCAAGGATATTGGAAGATGACCTATAATTTTCTTCTAATTTAATTAAAGATGATTTTGTATCATCGTTGATTGAAGTTTTAAAATCTTCTTGAAAACCAATTAAAATTCTGAAGTCAGCTGCTCTGAAACTATAAATACTTTGATCAGCATCCCCAACTACAAAAATTGACCGATCTTCCCAATTGAAGAATTTTTTTGGTTCAGTATTTCCAGCCGTAATTAATTTTATAAGTTCATATTGTGTTCTATTTGTATCTTGATATTCGTCAACTAAAATATGTTTAAATCTTTTGTGCCAGTAATCTCTTACTATATCATTTTGCCTTAATAAGAAAACAGGCAAAAGTAGAAGATCATCAAAGTCTAAAGAATTATTTTTTGAGAGCGAAATCCTATATCTCTTGTAGGCTTCTGCAACTGTTTTATCAAAATTATTATCTGCTTTTTCTAAAAGATCATTAGAAGTTAAGCATTGATTTTTAGCATTACTTATTAATCTTTTAATCTTTTTGGGATCATATCTTTTTGGGTCAAGATTCATATCTTGACTGATAATTTCTTTTACTAATGTTTGAGAATCTGTTTCATCATAAATTGAAAATTGTCTTGTCCATTTTAGGCCTTCTGGATCAGTATATTTTTCAATATCGTATCTCAGAAGTCTTGAAAATAAGGAATGGAAAGTACCGATCCAAAGGTTCTGAAGCCTCTCTTGGTGAACGTTTGTTCTTAATTGATTTTGATCAATTTCTTTGAGAGTTGTCCAAGGCTGACCAAATTGATTAAAAGCTAATTCTTGGGCTAGAAGAACCTCTAATCTTGCTTTCATTTCTTTAGCAGCTTTGTTAGTGAAAGTGACTGCGAGAATGTTATAGGGATCTATAGAATTACCCTCAATAAGATTTGCAATTCTGTGTGTAAGAGCTTTAGTTTTCCCGCTACCTGCACCTGCTACAACTAGTAGTGGTCCATAAACATGTTTTACTGCTTGAAGTTGTTGATTGTTTAGGGACTTAAAAAGGAAATTGTTGGTTTGAGGCACTTTTGGAAGGGTTTTTCAAAAATCAGACTTTACTATGAGATTCAGATTCCGTTTCTAGATCTTCTAACGCTTTTTTTAAATTTAAAAGTTCATTATTGTTATTAATTATTTCTTCAAATTTATTTTGAGGCATCTTTAATTTCATACTTCTATCTAGAATTTCTTTTTCCAATCTCTTTTTATATGAGGAAATAAGCTTCTTTGATAATTTTAAATCCTGTTGATCCAAAACTTTATTAAAAATGTAGTTTTATATTAGCGGAAAAAAATTTTTTATTTGAATTATTTCAACTATCACTTTGGAATGAAGTTATTAATTAAGAAGCGTTGCGTTAAGTTTGAAATTGTATTGTTTTTGCTAGCTTTGTATTATTCTTAAGATCGGTCTTTAAATTTTTACTTTAGGAATGTCAGTTTCAAAGAATAATCAACTATTGTCAGCCGATAAGAAATTAAATGATTTAAGCAATATAAAAGAATTTATTAATAGTGCAAACTCAAGATTAGATGCAATAACCTCAATAACCAATAATTCACATGCAATCGCAGCAGACGCTGTAACAGCAATGATTTGCGAAAATCAAGATTCACTTAATTCAAAAATATCTTTAAATACAACTAACAAGATGTCCGTTTGTTTAAGAGATGGAGAAATAATCCTAAGGATTGTTGCTTATCTTTTAATTTCTAATGACGAATCAGTTTTAGAAAAAAGTTGTTTGAAGGATCTTAAAAATACTTATCTTGCTCTTGGGGTACCTTTAAGAAATGCAAGAAGGGTTTTTCAATTAATGCGAGATGCAACTATCTCTGATTTGAATTCAACAGTTAATAATATGCATGGTAACAAAGGCTTTCTTCCTAAATTAATATCTGAAACAGAGTTTCAATTTGAAAGGATAATTAATCTTTTAAACTAGCTAAATTTCTTATCTCTGAAGTATGTGAAGTCTGTATAACTGAGTTATTTTCCAGATTTCTAATAGTAGAAAATCTGGATCTTATATGAGTGGATAAAAAGGAAATTCTTTCTTCGGAAACTGTTGATTTATAAATAGTTTTAATGTGTAAATTATTTTGTTCATCAACAAAATAATTGGATGATGAAATAAAGGATTCTGTATAACCTTTATTTCTTAAAACAATTCCTGAATTTTCATCTTTGGGTAAAAAAATCAGAATAGTTTCATCTCCCTCATTCATATTATCTTCTTCCCAATCACTAATAGCTTGCCAGTTTATAGAAATGGCTATACTCTCAAGGTTTAAACTGAATTTATAATTTTTAAAAATTTCAACGACTTTTTTATTTTTTTTGTTGATATGTTTTATGTATATTTTACTAGTTGAGTTTTCAAATTCCTGAAAAGCTAAAGTGTGAGTACTTCTAATTGATTTCCACTCTCCTATACTTTTATCAATGAATTGATTAATTATTGTTAGATTCTTCGTCAAGTTTATCTTCTACGGAATGATTTTCTGCTTTTTGTATCATTCTTACCATTGAATCCACCATTAATCTCTTTGCAGAAGTTACTTTTAATCCAGAAGGAGTAGTTGATATTTGTTCTCCAGGACGATCATATGAAGTTGGTCTGAATGGAGTCATCTAATAACTTTAAGAATTAATCGATATCCATTCTTGCATGAATCATTATTTATATAGTTATTGTTTGCGAAAATGTCATATCTTTCGTCTTTGATTACAGAATTATCAATTGTTTTGTTATTTAGGCATTTTATTTTTTGCCAATCCTGAAATAGTCGCTAAAGCAAACATTCCCAATAGAGCAATACCTAGAAATAATCCTGCTCCCTGGCTAACTCCAGCTCCTACTGCTACAAGTATAGAGTCACTGATTAGAAGACTTATTAATAATGCAGGAGTAAATATTTTCCAGCGAGTTCCTCCAATACCAATTGCGTAGCTTAGAAAATCAAAAAGGCCAGTCATTAGTAGACCTGTCATAAGAAAGAAATTTTCTTCTAGCTGGTTTTGATTAAAACTTTCAATCTTTTGCATTGCTTTCGGGCCTACTAAATTACGTACAGGAACGCGACCATAATTTCTCGCGATAAAGAAAGCAGCTTGGCAAAAAACGATATCAGAAAAGATTATTGTCATGTAACCTTTTTGAAATCCTAGTAATGAACCAGCTAGCAGAGAATAAGCTGAACTTGGAAGGGCAGGTAAAATAATACTTACTCCTCTGAGTATGAATATTCCAAAAGGAGCCCAAATCCCCATACTTTCTATTTTGTTCCTTAGAGGTTCAATCCCATAATTTTGGATTAAATAAATCAATACTACAAATATTGCTATAAAAAAAACTACTGAGAGAAATTTCTGTATTTTATTCATTATTTTTCAAATAAATTTATTGGAATTAAATTCTTAATTTAATGTTTGATTCTATCTATAATAGAAATACTAATCAATAAAAATTTTTACAAATTTTTAATCTTATATTTCCTACTAATAAAAAATATTTGTATTCCATAAGTAGTCATGATTAATTCTAAGAATAAAGTTAATTCAATATTTTTAAGAAATATAATTAATTTAGTCCTTTCGATAATCGTTTCCATATTTATTCCAATAAAACAATCAGAAGCTTTGCCTCATGAATGGGTTGGAGTCCCTAAAAGTCAATATGGAGAGCAGTTATGGGATAAACAAAGTATTAAAAGAAATGAGGATGGTTCTGTAAGAGTATTGAGTAAATTTATTCCCAAAACAAAAAGTGAAATTACAAAGGATATTCTCTATACAATGGATATAAATTGTTTTGAAAAATCATTTAGAGATGTTGATGTCTCTATAGATGAAGTAAATAGTAATTTCAATGATTTAGCTGATTGGCAAGATCCAAATGGAGATAAACTCATTTTGGGTGTTATTGGTCAAGTCTGCAGAGTTGAAAACTAAAAAATTTTCAATTATAAAAATTAAATTATGAAAAATTTACGAACCCACTATTTCTTGAAAGTATAAAACCCTGTCAAAGACAGGGTTTTAAAGGTGCCAGGACCCAGATTTGAACTGGGGACACGGCGATTTTCAGTCGCCTGCTCTACCAACTGAGCTATCCCGGCTCTAACCTATATACTCTAAATTAAGATGTGTAGTTTGTGAAACCCTTTTCATTAAAAATTTTATATCTTTATCAAATATCCAAAAATTATTACCTTGAATTAATCGCTAATAATGCAGTACCAAAAGAAGTGGTTTTATTGCATGAAACTATTGGTATATTTATAATTTTTTCTCTTATTTTTCTCCACTGAGGGTTTTTTGAACCTCCACCAACAGTAATAATTTTTTTTGGAAGTGAACCTGTTAGTTCACCTAGTTTTTCCCATCCTTTCAATTCGATCTTGGCTAGCCCCTCGAATAATGCATGTAAATAAAGTGAGTCGCTTACTGGTCTTGGACCTAGTATAGGTTCTAAATTAGAATTATTAACAGGAAATCTCTCACCTTTACTATTGAGGGGTAAAAGATTCAAAGAAGTGTTTTTCGATGGATTTATTTGTCGACTGAGCTCCTTTATTTCTAAATCTGAGAAGAACTGAGACAAGATACCACATCCTGCATTTGATGCCCCTCCACATATCCAATCGCCGTTTACTTTGTGGTTTGTAATTCCTTGTTTTTTTATTGGGTTATCAATAATTTTCTTAACTACAATAGTTGTTCCTAAAACTGCGAGACCATCTTCTTTACCTAAACCTGCAGCTATTACACTTGCATTAGAGTCAGTGGTGCCTGAGATTAATATTAATTTCTTATTCAAGTTAAATCTTTCTGCAAAATCAATATTCACTTGTCCAATAATTTCCCCACTTTTTATTATTTGAGGTAGGCATTTGTGCCATGAAGTATTGCGATAGCTTTTTGGCCATGATTCTTTTTTTAGATCCCATCCTAGTTTTAGATTATTACCTTCTTCTCCATATTTCCAATCTTTTAAAAACCAACCAGTGATCCAATCAGATTGATGTCTTAAAAGTATATTTGTCCCATATTTATCTATTAGTTTTAATGCTTTAGCAAGACTACTGTATGGAGTTCGGAGATAATCTTCTCCAGAAGTTAATGATTCAAGAAGGACCATATGTTCATTACATGCTTGGTCATAAGATATTGCTTCTCCCATCGGCTCTCCTTTCAAATTTGATGCTATTAAAGTCCCTGAGGTGCCTGAGATAGCCAATTTATTAAGGTTAATTTTTACCTCAATAGGTAAATTGACTAAGAGATTTTCACAAGAATTGATCCAAGAATTTGGATTTTTAAAGCTGTATGAATAAGGGACTGAATTTGAATATACTAATTTCTTATGAAGATTAATTATTGATATTCTTGCACCACTAGTTCCAAAATCTAACCCTCCATAAAAATTATCAGGCATAGAAATAATATCTATAAAAAGATTTTGGAAGCCTCGGCTAATTGGGCTGCTTTTTCTTCTACATTTTCCCAAGGGAGCTCAAGATCTCTTCTGCCAAAATGTCCATAGGATGCAGTCTTTCTAAAAAATTTACCTCCCATTTTTTTTGGTAGATTTCTTAAGTTAAATTCTTTTATTATAGCTGCTGGTCTTAAATCAAAGTGCTCTTTGATTAGATCAGTCAAATTAGCTTGTGAAATAAGACCTGTATCAAAAGTTTCCACGAGAATAGAAATTGGTTTTGCTACTCCAATTGCATAACTTAATTGCACTTCTGCTTTTTTTGCCAATTTTGCCTTAACTATGCTTTTAGCTACATAACGTGCTGCATAAGCAGCTGATCTATCTACTTTTGTGGGATCTTTACCAGAAAATGCCCCTCCTCCGTGTCTTGCATATCCACCATAAGTATCTACAATAATTTTTCTGCCAGTTAGCCCCGCATCCCCTTGAGGCCCCCCTACGACAAATTTTCCCGTGGGGTTTACTAGAAATCTTGTATTGCTAATGTTTGGTTTGATTTCTAAATCTTCAGTAGCAGGAATTACAACATGCGTCCATAAATCTTTTTTTATTCTTTGACGAATTTCTTCTTCATTTGTTATTCCATCAATCTCAGGATTATGTTGAGTG containing:
- the selD gene encoding selenide, water dikinase SelD, whose translation is MTFNHLVLIGGGHSNVSLLKKWLMCPKLMPEIPVSIISRDSHLVYSAIFPSVISKSITLEDSLIDIKSLAKNAKVSFIEEEVKDIDFNFKKIVLSNRPSVNYSKLVLNYGSQTIIPKEFESLVKNRNAFSIKPFLRAYDSILKEDIFDSVNELPFVIVGSGLAAIEVSYALRKRWGDRPLKLLCDSRKINNTILKSLRNSNIDLVEKLNFDYGKILLCTGNTSPLWAQKKLLDSDSYGRIITNQNLQIKSFSGIFAVGDCAVVGSAKRPASGVFAVKVVNTLVQNLKKNIEGRPLKKWFPQKIGLQIVNIFPSHHPKAFAIYRNFVFGPSFIFWILKHKIDLNFIQKFRSKRLIMKSSEKDISLNDCRGCAAKIPQFVLNKSLINSKLNSFALSPEDSVEIYQNGQDIILQSVDGFPALVSDPWLNAKITTLHACSDLWACGAKLSSAQALISLPKVEREFQSYLFSQSLQGIKSTVEDHGGELLGGHTFEARSLVNKPYSLGIDISLTVQGILKNGAKPWLKSGMNIGDILMMSRPLGVGIYFAGQMQNINMLGSSSEIINNLIKSQQYLIDEIYHFQNQFKGSLINAATDITGYGFIGHLKEMVESSNLYRQSNNLEPLKVLLDLFAFKAYPGVFDLIRKDVKSTLFESNKEIFDKIYKVNKQKRIINFLNVNLLDQETFNERISLLLDPQTCGPLLISCNRKYENVLKDKWYKVGEVVKM
- a CDS encoding CCA tRNA nucleotidyltransferase is translated as MNDISDYIQGELIKTPFNLYNLIAKYIESNNNTKVAFVGGYLRDLLISKFHKKSFSKPVDIDLVIEGSSISLAKFIKKNIVNVDLCLIKEFNLYNTVEININDYKIDIASARKEIYSAPGLNPRVNKSTIEEDLKRRDFTINSIAFEVSTRKIYDLYGGISDIKSKKLNLLHNNSISDDPSRLIRCAKYASRLDFNISNNSLKQSQETVRQWPWKSSKTEQKMIYPPALGIRIRMELAEICKHDNLTNVISIIHKWEIISILNENIKVDKRFLRGLNWIKKLKGNHMLYLLKDSKDLEKACQRFLVNNSEIKILEDYLDIKMILNTKQKNFNHFSPSSWTEFIEDRNLNDETVKLLICDGGPYWRKLFKWLFIYKFIKSKKDGETLKKEGWDPGKEMGKEIKRLRYLEIDKLNRN
- a CDS encoding UvrD-helicase domain-containing protein, with translation MPQTNNFLFKSLNNQQLQAVKHVYGPLLVVAGAGSGKTKALTHRIANLIEGNSIDPYNILAVTFTNKAAKEMKARLEVLLAQELAFNQFGQPWTTLKEIDQNQLRTNVHQERLQNLWIGTFHSLFSRLLRYDIEKYTDPEGLKWTRQFSIYDETDSQTLVKEIISQDMNLDPKRYDPKKIKRLISNAKNQCLTSNDLLEKADNNFDKTVAEAYKRYRISLSKNNSLDFDDLLLLPVFLLRQNDIVRDYWHKRFKHILVDEYQDTNRTQYELIKLITAGNTEPKKFFNWEDRSIFVVGDADQSIYSFRAADFRILIGFQEDFKTSINDDTKSSLIKLEENYRSSSNILDAANSLIENNSERIDKVLKATKEKGELLTLLSCDDEISEAEAITNKIKSLNNHNQNPIWKNFAILYRTRAQSRVLEESLVRWRIPYTIFGGLRFYDRREIKDAIAYLKVLVNSSDNVSLLRIINVPRRGIGKTTIQKLNELSNRLNIPLWEVLNDKQSLEETIGRSSKGINKFTEIMNDLLCYLENSGPAQLLQLILEKSGYLSDLLSSGTEESEDRRNNLQELINAATQYEEETESGDVEGFLSTAALTTDNDTKKNNPNSVTLMTLHNSKGLEFQNVFITGLEQGLFPSHRSIDTPSLLEEERRLCYVGITRAKERVFLSHARERRLWGGMREATIPSIFLSEIPEDLMDGELPQTGGASIRRDWHLDRLTRVDRNNPNEFVNKPINAVRKLYSGPSKGKSWIVGDKLIHSKFGKGEIIHIFGSGEKISLAVKFGDKGSKILDPRLAPIRYVS
- a CDS encoding R-phycoerythrin subunit beta; the protein is MSVSKNNQLLSADKKLNDLSNIKEFINSANSRLDAITSITNNSHAIAADAVTAMICENQDSLNSKISLNTTNKMSVCLRDGEIILRIVAYLLISNDESVLEKSCLKDLKNTYLALGVPLRNARRVFQLMRDATISDLNSTVNNMHGNKGFLPKLISETEFQFERIINLLN
- a CDS encoding phycobiliprotein lyase — encoded protein: MTKNLTIINQFIDKSIGEWKSIRSTHTLAFQEFENSTSKIYIKHINKKNKKVVEIFKNYKFSLNLESIAISINWQAISDWEEDNMNEGDETILIFLPKDENSGIVLRNKGYTESFISSSNYFVDEQNNLHIKTIYKSTVSEERISFLSTHIRSRFSTIRNLENNSVIQTSHTSEIRNLASLKD
- a CDS encoding TVP38/TMEM64 family protein, which produces MNKIQKFLSVVFFIAIFVVLIYLIQNYGIEPLRNKIESMGIWAPFGIFILRGVSIILPALPSSAYSLLAGSLLGFQKGYMTIIFSDIVFCQAAFFIARNYGRVPVRNLVGPKAMQKIESFNQNQLEENFFLMTGLLMTGLFDFLSYAIGIGGTRWKIFTPALLISLLISDSILVAVGAGVSQGAGLFLGIALLGMFALATISGLAKNKMPK
- a CDS encoding FGGY-family carbohydrate kinase; its protein translation is MPDNFYGGLDFGTSGARISIINLHKKLVYSNSVPYSYSFKNPNSWINSCENLLVNLPIEVKINLNKLAISGTSGTLIASNLKGEPMGEAISYDQACNEHMVLLESLTSGEDYLRTPYSSLAKALKLIDKYGTNILLRHQSDWITGWFLKDWKYGEEGNNLKLGWDLKKESWPKSYRNTSWHKCLPQIIKSGEIIGQVNIDFAERFNLNKKLILISGTTDSNASVIAAGLGKEDGLAVLGTTIVVKKIIDNPIKKQGITNHKVNGDWICGGASNAGCGILSQFFSDLEIKELSRQINPSKNTSLNLLPLNSKGERFPVNNSNLEPILGPRPVSDSLYLHALFEGLAKIELKGWEKLGELTGSLPKKIITVGGGSKNPQWRKIREKIINIPIVSCNKTTSFGTALLAINSR
- the metK gene encoding methionine adenosyltransferase, whose product is MSDFIFTSESVTEGHPDKICDQISDAVLDALLTEDPESRVACETVVNTGLCLLTGEITSKAKVDYIKLVRNVIKEIGYEGYRAGGFDANSCAVLVALDEQSPDISQGVNEADDVNDDLEDNTGAGDQGIMFGYACDETPELMPLPISLAHRLAIQLAKVRHEEVLNYLLPDGKTQVSIDYEKGLPVSINTILISTQHNPEIDGITNEEEIRQRIKKDLWTHVVIPATEDLEIKPNISNTRFLVNPTGKFVVGGPQGDAGLTGRKIIVDTYGGYARHGGGAFSGKDPTKVDRSAAYAARYVAKSIVKAKLAKKAEVQLSYAIGVAKPISILVETFDTGLISQANLTDLIKEHFDLRPAAIIKEFNLRNLPKKMGGKFFRKTASYGHFGRRDLELPWENVEEKAAQLAEASKIFL